TTTACACATAACTGGTTCCAATAGCTTTCCATTGCTTCACTGATTACCAAGATAACTTCTGAAATGGTGTTGGATTGATAGAAGCGATCAATAGTATGCATCACGATCGGCAGCCCATCCAAGTTAAGAAACTGCTTTGGAAGATCGCTTTTCATCCTGTTTCCGATTCCTGCAGCAACGATTATGGCAAAATTCATGTTATTATTGAAGGGTTTTTATTTAAAAAAAACGTGGATAGTTATGAAGCCATCCACGTTTTCTGTTTTTGTTATATCAAATCATTAGATAATTAACATGGCATCACCATAGCTATAGAATCTGTATTTTTCTTTTACTGCAACTTCGTATGCATTCATGACGTTTTCGTAACCAGCGAAAGCAGCAATCATCACCAAAAGTGTAGATTCTGGCGTGTGGAAGTTTGTAATCATCGAGTTTGCAATACTGAAATCGTAAGGAGGGTAGATGAACTTACTGGTCCAGTCAGAAGCCGCTTTTAAGTGATGGTCTGCAGAAACAGAAGATTCTATTGCACGCATAGAAGTCGTTCCTACAGCACACACACGACGTTTGTTATCGATAGCTTTATTAACAACGCGCGCAGCCTCATCAGTGATGATAAACTGTTCGGAATCCATCTTATGTTTGGTTAAATCTTCGACTTCAACGGTACGGAAAGTTCCAAGCCCAACGTGAAGAGTAACTTCTGCAAAATCAACGCCTTTTAGTTCCAAGCGTTTCATTAACTCTCTGGAGAAGTGAAGTCCCGCTGTAGGTGCAGCGACAGCCCCTTCATTTTTTGCATAGATTGTTTGATAACGGAATTTATCTTCCGGTGTAGCTTTACGCTTGATATATTTAGGAAGCGGAGTTTCACCTAAGATTTCGATATTACGGCGGAACTCTTCATCGGTACCGTCAAATAAAAATCTAATTGTACGACCACGAGAAGTTGTATTGTCAACCACTTCGGCAACCAATAAATCATCATCACCGAAATATAATTTGTTGCCTACACGGATTTTACGCGCAGGGTCTACCAATACATCCCAAAGACGAAGTTCATTGTTCAATTCACGCAACAAGAAAACTTCAATCGTCGCTCCAGTTTTTTCTTTATTACCGTAAAGGCGCGCTGGAAAAACTTTAGTATTGTTTAAGATCATGACATCCTTGTCATCGAAATAATCCAATACATCTTTGAAAATTTTGTGTTCAATTTTACCAGTATCTCTATGTAGGACCATCAAGCGTGATTCGTCACGATTTTCAGAAGGTTCAGAAGCAAGTAATGATTCTGGTAAGTTGAATTTAAATTGAGATAACTTCATCTTTAATAATAGTATATATTAATATCTGCCTTTCAGTGCATTACAGTGCACCAAATACCAGGCTGCCAAAAGCATACAAAGTTATAACTTTTTCGGGTATGGAAGAGCCATATTTCTAATTAATGTATATATTTTTGGGGATTTTGACATTAAATCAAAACTATATTGTATTTTAGAATACAATTATGCTATTTTTTAGATTGATATTGGAGAGTTGTCAGTTTGCTTTTTCGGCATTGAAAGACAATCGTACTCGCACCTTACTTTCGCTGCTGGGTGTGACCATCGGTATTTTTACGATTATTGGTGTATTTTCTGCAGTAGATACCCTACGGAATAATATAGAGGAATCAGTCAAGAAGATTGGCAGCAAAACACTGTATATCGAAAAATGGCCCTGGGATGGCGGCCCAAATTTCCCTTGGTGGAAATACTTGAATAGACCCGAACCCACATACAATAATTACCTGGATTTAAAAAGCCGGATGACGACGGCTGAGTATATGGCGTATATGATCAATATCGGCAATACGACTATTAAATATAAAAATAATTCGGCCCAAGGCTCATCGGTTAATGCTGCGACTTACGAAAATCTTTACATTCAAAATTTGAATATTATAGATGGTCGTTACTTTGCTGAAAGTGAGTCGAGGGGTGGAGCTCTTGTAACTGTGTTGGGCGCAAATATTGCAGAGGGGCTTTTTCCTAATGAGGAACCAGTTGGCAAATATATCAATATGTTAGGCCGAAAAATTCAGGTTATTGGTGTATTAAAGAAAGAAGGAAATGGTGTATTGATTAATACCTCTCCGGATGATACAGCCTTTATTCCGTTTGAGCTGGCTAGAAATTTGGTCAACTATGATAATTTCTCACCGAGTATAGCGATGGTTATTAAATCGAACTACACGCTTGGCGAGGCTGAGAGCGAAGCGAAAACACTTATGCGGTCGATTCGTCGTATATCACCACAACGGGAGGAGAATTTTTCCATTAACCAGACAACAATGATCACAGGTGCATTGGATCAGCTTTTTGGTATCATTAATCTGGCGGGTTTTTCAATTGGTATTTTTTCAATTTTAGTCGGCGGTTTTGGCATTGCCAATATTATGTTTGTAAGTGTCAAAGAACGTACACATATCATCGGAATTCAGAAAGCGCTAGGAGCTAAAAATTTCTTTATTCTTTCACAATTTTTAGTAGAGTCTATTGTACTTTGTTTGTTGGGTGGAGGGATTGGTCTCGTTGTCGTCTATTTTTTGGCTTTTGTGGTACAAGCTGCGATTGGCGTTGCTATTGTGGTCAGTTTGAAAATGGTAATGCTTACTGTTTCACTTTCTACTTTTATTGGGTTAATATCGGGCATTGTTCCAGCTTTAATGGCTTCTCGATTGGATCCGGTAGAAGCGATTCGGAGTAAATAAAAAAGGTATGTTTAAAAGGGCTCAATTTTCGATATTACATGGATTTTGGCTTTTAATCTTTGCTTACAGCTGCCTGTTGATGGCTGAAATTACTTTTCGCTATCGCGGCTTCTCTCTCGATGCTAATTTCTTGATGATTAAGCAGACCGAAATAGAATCACTTTGGTGGTATCGCTACGTGTTTTATATCCATGTTTGCACGGCTATCTTTGCCTTGCCTGCCGGCTTTACGCAGTTTAATACTTATCTATTGAATAAATATCCGCGAGTCCATCGAAGTATCGGGTATTTATATGTATTCGCCATTTTGGTTTTTGCCGCTCCTTCAGGTTTGCTTATTGGATCCGTGGCGAATGGCGGGTTAACCGCTATTATTGCCTTTGAATTATTGGGGCTTGGATGGTGCTATTTTACATGGCGGGCAGTTCGTTTGGCGAGTCAGCGAAAATTTGATAAACACCGTGATTTTATGATCCGTAGTTTTGCATTAACCTGCTCGGCATTGACCCTACGTTTTTGGAAGGTTGCTTTAGTATACTTCTTTCAGCCCAATCCCATGGATGTTTATCAAATTATTGCATGGCTGGGATGGATACCTAATTTGTTGCTGGCGGAATTTATTATTTATCAAAAAAATCATAAATTATGAAGAAAAACCTTTGTTTACTGTTATTGCTTGGAGCAGTCCTTGGTTGTAAGGATGGGAAAAGTAAAAAGAATGAAACTGCCGAAATAAAAGATACTGTTGCCGTCGAGCGTGAGGCCCATCAGGAACTTTACGGTAATTGGGTTGGCGACTTTGTCGTTGATGAAAGTACACTTGGAGAAGATGAGGGTTTGCCAACAACGGATTACGCTCCCAAGATAAATCTGACGATAAAGAAAATTACCGATAAAGGAGGTGTTTATGGACAGAATGTTGTAAAGGGGAATCTGCGCTCTTTTGTAGGGAAGTTGGAAGAAAACGGTACTGATATTCGCTTATTATTGGATGAACCTGGAGACAGAAAATCCGACGGGCGTTTTGAAATTAAGCTTAATCATGACACGCTAATTGGTAACTGGTCTGCGTATGACCAGGGTGTAAAGATCAAAAAGCGAAACTTTAAATTGTTGAAAAAACAATTTGCCTATAATCCAAATCTGATGCTTAAAAATCAGGATGGAGAGGAGGGGACCTTGGTTGACTGGATTAATGAAAAAAGAAAAGAGGAAACTGACGTGGATGGTGACTCAACGTATACATACATTATACAATATTATAGATCTGCATCTCCCGCAGTCTTTACTGTAAATGCGTCTAAGCAAAAGTTGACAGAGAAAGATCTGAAAAACCTCAAGAAATTAGATTTGGAAATTATTCGGAATACCATTTTCGCCCGACATGGCTATGCGTTTACTAAACCCAGCATTCGCCAATTTTTTGAGCCTGTAGATTGGTATGTACCTATTTCAAAAGATGTGAGTGCAGACTTAAGTCAACTGGAAAAAGATAATATAGCCTTGCTGACTAGGTTTGAAAAATATGCAACAGATAATTATGACACCTTTGGAAGATAATCCAGTTGGCATTACGAGACAATATTTATGCGATCAATCACACAAAAAAGGCTTTACATTGTAAAGCCTTTTTTGTGTGATTGATCGTGATGTTTTATCCATTCTTCCGAATGGAAATCGCATTTTTATGCGCCTGTAGTCCCTCGAGTTCAGCGAGTATTTCAACCACTGATCCGATTTGTTGAAGCCCGGTTTCGTTTATATGTTGAAAGGTAACTTTTTTAACAAAAGAATCTACCGATACGCCTGAATAGGAGCGTGCATAACCTGATGTCGGTAGTGTGTGATTTGTACCTGAGGCATAATCTCCTGCGCTTTCAGGTGTTAAGTGTCCTAAAAAAACAGAACCAGCATTGCTGATATAGCGTGTTAAGGATTCCCATTGGTCCGTCTCCAAAATAAGGTGTTCTGGTGCATAATCGTTTGAAAACTGTATGGCCTCCCGAAGCGTCTCAACAGTTACTGCATAGGAATTTTCAATCGCTTTTGAAGCGAGTTCCTTGCGTGGCAAAACCGCTAACTGGGCTACAAGGGCTGTGTTGACTGCATCAACTAGCGCATTGGATGTTGCAACCAGGACTGCTTGACTGTCGGCTCCATGTTCAGCCTGTGCCAAAAGATCTGCTGCCACAAATGCTGGGCTTGCCGATTCATCCGCGACGACCAGCACTTCGGATGGTCCTGCAGGCATATCAATACTGACATTTGCTAGCCCCTGTATGATGGATTTTGCTTTTGTGACAAATTGATTGCCCGGGCCAAAGATCTTATCCACTTTTGGTATGGTCTCCGTTCCAAAACCCATCGCTGCAACGGCCTGAGCACCTCCAACTAAGTATATTCTGTTTATCTTAAGTAATTTTAAACAAAAAGCGACAAAGCCATTGATTTTTCCATTGGATTGAGGTGGAGAACAAACGACGATCTCTTTGCATCCAGCTATCCTTGCCGGGACACCAAGCATTAAAAGCGTGCTTGGTAAAACTGCTGACCCGCCAGGGATGTAAAGTCCAACTTTTTCAATCGGACGGACTTCTCGCCAGCATTTTACACCGGGCATTGTTTCAACCGTACGCTCTCTTTTTAGCTGTGTACTATGGAATTTATGGATATTTTGAAAAGCGATTTCAAGTGCTCTCTGTTGATCACGGCCTATGGTAGACGCCAAAGCGTCGATATCTTCCTCGTCTAAATATAATCTGTCAAGTTCAACTTTATCAAATTTGGCGGCATATTCGCGCAGAACCACATCACCTTGTTGACGTACTTGTTGAATAATCTCCTGAACAACATCCTGAATTGCATTGTTGGGGTCCATATTTCGGGCAACTAATTGTTGTATTTCCTCTTTCCCTAGGGTCTTGTAATCATATTTTTTTAACATAGTCGTACCTCGCGTGTCAAGTTTAAAGGATGATTTTTTCAATTGGCATTACAACGATACCTTGGGCACCTTCAGCTTTTAACTTATTGATCTTATCCCAAAAGTCATCTTCCGTGATAACAGTGTGTACAGCAACCCAACCTTCTTCTGCCAGTGGAACAACCGTAGGACTCTTAACACCGTGTAATAAAGAAGTAATAGCCGGCAAATTTTTCTTTTCGACATTCAATACCACATATTTAGTTTCTTTTGCTAAAAGAACAGATTCGATACGTTGCACTAATTCCGCCAAAACTTCATTGCCTTCCAATCCCTTTCTTCCGACCAATATGGCTTCTGAATTTTTAACATCAGCAAAAGGCTTCAAACCATTACTTTTTAGTGTTCCACCGGTCGATACGATATCACAGATCGCATCACTAAGACCCAAACCGGGAGAAATTTCAACTGAGCCAGATATCAAACGGATATCTGCATTGATCTTATACTCGTCTAGAAAATTCTTTAGGATATTTGGATAAG
The DNA window shown above is from Sphingobacterium thalpophilum and carries:
- the queA gene encoding tRNA preQ1(34) S-adenosylmethionine ribosyltransferase-isomerase QueA produces the protein MKLSQFKFNLPESLLASEPSENRDESRLMVLHRDTGKIEHKIFKDVLDYFDDKDVMILNNTKVFPARLYGNKEKTGATIEVFLLRELNNELRLWDVLVDPARKIRVGNKLYFGDDDLLVAEVVDNTTSRGRTIRFLFDGTDEEFRRNIEILGETPLPKYIKRKATPEDKFRYQTIYAKNEGAVAAPTAGLHFSRELMKRLELKGVDFAEVTLHVGLGTFRTVEVEDLTKHKMDSEQFIITDEAARVVNKAIDNKRRVCAVGTTSMRAIESSVSADHHLKAASDWTSKFIYPPYDFSIANSMITNFHTPESTLLVMIAAFAGYENVMNAYEVAVKEKYRFYSYGDAMLII
- a CDS encoding ABC transporter permease → MLFFRLILESCQFAFSALKDNRTRTLLSLLGVTIGIFTIIGVFSAVDTLRNNIEESVKKIGSKTLYIEKWPWDGGPNFPWWKYLNRPEPTYNNYLDLKSRMTTAEYMAYMINIGNTTIKYKNNSAQGSSVNAATYENLYIQNLNIIDGRYFAESESRGGALVTVLGANIAEGLFPNEEPVGKYINMLGRKIQVIGVLKKEGNGVLINTSPDDTAFIPFELARNLVNYDNFSPSIAMVIKSNYTLGEAESEAKTLMRSIRRISPQREENFSINQTTMITGALDQLFGIINLAGFSIGIFSILVGGFGIANIMFVSVKERTHIIGIQKALGAKNFFILSQFLVESIVLCLLGGGIGLVVVYFLAFVVQAAIGVAIVVSLKMVMLTVSLSTFIGLISGIVPALMASRLDPVEAIRSK
- a CDS encoding DUF2306 domain-containing protein, translating into MFKRAQFSILHGFWLLIFAYSCLLMAEITFRYRGFSLDANFLMIKQTEIESLWWYRYVFYIHVCTAIFALPAGFTQFNTYLLNKYPRVHRSIGYLYVFAILVFAAPSGLLIGSVANGGLTAIIAFELLGLGWCYFTWRAVRLASQRKFDKHRDFMIRSFALTCSALTLRFWKVALVYFFQPNPMDVYQIIAWLGWIPNLLLAEFIIYQKNHKL
- a CDS encoding YARHG domain-containing protein; the protein is MKKNLCLLLLLGAVLGCKDGKSKKNETAEIKDTVAVEREAHQELYGNWVGDFVVDESTLGEDEGLPTTDYAPKINLTIKKITDKGGVYGQNVVKGNLRSFVGKLEENGTDIRLLLDEPGDRKSDGRFEIKLNHDTLIGNWSAYDQGVKIKKRNFKLLKKQFAYNPNLMLKNQDGEEGTLVDWINEKRKEETDVDGDSTYTYIIQYYRSASPAVFTVNASKQKLTEKDLKNLKKLDLEIIRNTIFARHGYAFTKPSIRQFFEPVDWYVPISKDVSADLSQLEKDNIALLTRFEKYATDNYDTFGR
- the hisD gene encoding histidinol dehydrogenase, with protein sequence MLKKYDYKTLGKEEIQQLVARNMDPNNAIQDVVQEIIQQVRQQGDVVLREYAAKFDKVELDRLYLDEEDIDALASTIGRDQQRALEIAFQNIHKFHSTQLKRERTVETMPGVKCWREVRPIEKVGLYIPGGSAVLPSTLLMLGVPARIAGCKEIVVCSPPQSNGKINGFVAFCLKLLKINRIYLVGGAQAVAAMGFGTETIPKVDKIFGPGNQFVTKAKSIIQGLANVSIDMPAGPSEVLVVADESASPAFVAADLLAQAEHGADSQAVLVATSNALVDAVNTALVAQLAVLPRKELASKAIENSYAVTVETLREAIQFSNDYAPEHLILETDQWESLTRYISNAGSVFLGHLTPESAGDYASGTNHTLPTSGYARSYSGVSVDSFVKKVTFQHINETGLQQIGSVVEILAELEGLQAHKNAISIRKNG
- the hisG gene encoding ATP phosphoribosyltransferase, coding for MKNLKIAIQKSGRLNEKSVQLLKNCGLDFENYKSSLITTVGNFPLEILFLRDDDIPGYVEQGIADLGIVGENIIDETESKVEYIKRLGFGKCTLKLAIPKDSTIQDIKDLNGKAIATSYPNILKNFLDEYKINADIRLISGSVEISPGLGLSDAICDIVSTGGTLKSNGLKPFADVKNSEAILVGRKGLEGNEVLAELVQRIESVLLAKETKYVVLNVEKKNLPAITSLLHGVKSPTVVPLAEEGWVAVHTVITEDDFWDKINKLKAEGAQGIVVMPIEKIIL